In a single window of the Campylobacter hyointestinalis subsp. lawsonii genome:
- the modA gene encoding molybdate ABC transporter substrate-binding protein produces the protein MKKLLLLISFVLVSYASELNIAAAANTTYAFDDIKSEFKKLYPDANLNVSLGSSGKLVAQVKNGAPFEVFMAANMDFANGLYKDGFAAQEAVVYAKGKVAMLSVRGFDLSKGLEVLKDPKVKTIIIANPKTAPYGTASIEAFKNAGIYDAIKDKIIEAGSIGEALSQTLKAGDVGFVAASSMYSPKMKEYKEGQNFVLVDSKLYTTIDQGIVVLKNGDKNPLAKEFYDFILGSKGKEIFKKYGYDF, from the coding sequence ATGAAAAAATTGTTACTTCTCATCTCGTTTGTACTAGTTTCTTATGCTAGCGAACTAAACATTGCCGCTGCGGCAAATACGACTTATGCGTTTGATGATATCAAAAGCGAATTTAAAAAGCTTTACCCAGATGCAAATTTAAACGTAAGCTTAGGATCTAGCGGAAAACTAGTAGCTCAAGTCAAAAATGGTGCTCCTTTTGAGGTGTTTATGGCTGCAAATATGGATTTTGCAAACGGCTTGTACAAAGATGGTTTTGCCGCGCAAGAAGCCGTAGTTTATGCAAAAGGTAAAGTCGCTATGCTAAGCGTAAGGGGATTTGATCTAAGCAAAGGTTTAGAAGTCTTAAAAGATCCAAAAGTCAAAACTATCATAATAGCAAATCCAAAAACCGCACCTTATGGAACTGCTAGCATTGAAGCTTTTAAAAATGCAGGAATTTATGATGCTATAAAAGATAAGATCATCGAAGCAGGAAGTATCGGCGAAGCTCTTAGTCAAACTCTAAAAGCTGGCGATGTCGGTTTTGTAGCTGCTAGCTCTATGTATAGCCCAAAGATGAAAGAGTATAAAGAAGGTCAAAACTTTGTTCTAGTAGATAGCAAACTTTATACAACTATCGATCAAGGCATAGTAGTACTAAAAAATGGTGATAAAAATCCACTTGCCAAAGAATTTTATGACTTTATTTTAGGTAGTAAAGGTAAAGAGATATTTAAAAAATACGGATATGATTTTTAA
- a CDS encoding ABC transporter ATP-binding protein produces the protein MIKISCKKKLNDLFTLDADLEIKSGDFVALHGKSGSGKTTLLRLLAGFLKPDSGEIKKDSIYYASKTVFMPPQKRNIGYLFQDYALFPNMNVLKNLLFANNDKDLANELLELVGLQAHKNDHVNSLSGGQKQRVALARALMRKPDILLLDEPLSALDNAIRQKLQDYLLVIHNKFKMTTILVSHDVSEIYKLANIVYELEDGKIARYGTPAEIFLKSSGSQKFSFHAKILDIQKRDTLYVAIVEIAGQISEIVFTKNELEGLNIGDYALASAKAFKISLKAIK, from the coding sequence ATGATAAAAATATCGTGCAAAAAGAAACTAAACGATCTATTTACCCTAGATGCGGATCTTGAGATTAAAAGTGGCGATTTCGTCGCACTTCATGGAAAAAGTGGTAGCGGTAAAACCACGCTTCTTAGGCTATTAGCCGGGTTTTTAAAACCAGATAGCGGAGAGATAAAAAAAGATTCTATATATTACGCTAGTAAAACAGTGTTTATGCCTCCACAAAAAAGAAATATCGGCTATTTGTTTCAAGATTATGCGTTATTTCCAAATATGAACGTCTTAAAAAACCTCCTATTTGCAAACAACGATAAAGATCTAGCAAACGAACTCTTAGAACTTGTTGGGTTACAAGCTCACAAAAATGACCATGTAAATAGCCTATCTGGCGGGCAAAAACAACGTGTTGCACTAGCAAGAGCACTGATGCGAAAACCAGATATTTTGCTACTTGATGAACCACTTTCTGCATTAGATAACGCGATAAGACAAAAATTGCAAGATTATCTGCTTGTTATCCATAATAAATTTAAAATGACTACTATCTTAGTAAGTCACGACGTAAGCGAAATTTATAAACTAGCAAACATAGTTTATGAACTAGAAGATGGCAAGATAGCTAGATATGGAACTCCAGCAGAGATCTTTTTAAAATCATCAGGCTCACAAAAATTTAGCTTTCATGCCAAAATATTAGATATCCAAAAAAGAGACACGCTATATGTAGCCATAGTCGAGATCGCAGGACAGATAAGTGAGATAGTTTTTACAAAAAACGAACTAGAAGGTCTAAACATAGGCGATTACGCACTAGCAAGCGCAAAAGCTTTTAAAATATCACTGAAGGCTATAAAATGA
- the modB gene encoding molybdate ABC transporter permease subunit: MIDWIPFLLSFKLAAISTTILFCLVTPLAYFMARVNFRFKSVIEAIFSLPLVLPPTVLGFYMLIFFSPYSFLGEFFEKNFDIRLVFNFTGLVIASCIYSLPFVFQPMLAGFKSMPNSLIEASYSLGKGRAKTLFFVVLPHIKASVLSAIIISFAHTLGEFGVVLMIGGSVDGDTKVASIAIYEAVELLDYDLAHIYSSIMLAISFSVLLIVFVTNQKIAKL, from the coding sequence ATGATAGACTGGATACCATTTTTACTATCTTTTAAACTTGCAGCCATTTCGACTACTATACTATTTTGCTTGGTTACTCCGCTTGCGTATTTTATGGCTAGAGTAAATTTCCGCTTTAAATCAGTGATAGAAGCGATATTTTCCTTGCCTCTTGTTTTACCGCCTACGGTGCTTGGATTTTATATGCTGATATTTTTCTCTCCATACTCTTTTTTAGGAGAATTTTTTGAAAAAAATTTTGATATAAGACTAGTATTTAATTTTACTGGTCTAGTAATCGCTAGTTGTATATATTCGCTTCCATTTGTATTTCAACCTATGTTGGCAGGATTTAAATCTATGCCAAACTCGCTCATAGAAGCTAGTTATTCTTTAGGAAAAGGACGCGCTAAAACTCTATTTTTTGTAGTTTTGCCCCATATAAAGGCTTCTGTTTTAAGTGCCATTATCATTAGTTTTGCTCATACGCTCGGTGAATTTGGCGTTGTTTTGATGATAGGCGGAAGTGTAGATGGAGATACAAAAGTAGCAAGTATCGCTATATATGAAGCAGTGGAACTTTTAGATTATGATCTAGCGCATATCTATTCAAGTATAATGCTTGCGATCAGCTTTTCTGTCTTATTAATAGTCTTTGTAACTAACCAAAAAATAGCAAAACTGTAA